From Candidatus Binatus sp., the proteins below share one genomic window:
- a CDS encoding DNA-binding domain-containing protein — protein MTTSLKNLESLLYRLITAPSGVAEGLAAERNLPRGGLDAVVVGDERLSAAERVDIYANMYFYRLLDALKEDYPATLAVLGADGFHNLVTGYLLEHPPTEPSIFYCGRFLSGFLRDHPLSADASYLADLAALERATVAVFHGPDADALDADTMRATPPDEWPALQLRLHPAAQILHVKWRVVELLRAIEEHREWKPAQSSAARIVVSRRDRRVLYRELEPLEYSAIDSAITGATFAEICDLVGGDADAGGLDPVATLNRLLARWLSDGIFTKRAFARIKRNAL, from the coding sequence ATGACAACTTCGCTGAAAAATCTGGAAAGCCTGCTCTACCGGCTGATCACCGCGCCTAGCGGTGTCGCCGAAGGGCTCGCGGCGGAACGTAATCTGCCGCGCGGCGGACTTGACGCAGTTGTCGTCGGCGATGAGCGCCTGTCGGCAGCCGAGCGAGTCGATATCTACGCCAACATGTATTTCTATCGGCTGCTCGACGCGCTCAAAGAGGATTATCCCGCGACGCTTGCGGTGCTCGGCGCCGACGGTTTTCACAATCTCGTGACTGGCTACCTGCTCGAGCATCCCCCGACCGAGCCTTCGATTTTCTATTGCGGCCGCTTTCTGAGCGGCTTTCTGCGCGACCATCCGCTCAGCGCGGATGCTTCATACCTCGCGGATTTGGCGGCGCTGGAGCGCGCGACGGTCGCGGTATTTCACGGTCCCGACGCGGACGCGCTCGACGCCGACACGATGCGCGCGACGCCGCCGGATGAATGGCCGGCGCTACAACTGCGATTGCATCCGGCGGCGCAGATACTGCACGTGAAGTGGCGCGTCGTGGAATTGTTGCGCGCGATCGAGGAGCATCGCGAGTGGAAACCCGCGCAATCGAGCGCCGCCAGAATCGTCGTGTCGCGCCGCGATCGGCGAGTACTCTATCGCGAGCTCGAGCCGCTCGAGTATAGCGCAATCGACTCAGCAATCACGGGCGCCACGTTCGCGGAAATCTGCGATCTGGTCGGCGGCGACGCCGACGCGGGCGGCCTCGATCCGGTCGCGACGCTGAATCGATTGCTCGCGCGATGGCTGAGCGACGGCATCTTCACTAAACGAGCCTTCGCCCGGATCAAACGAAACGCGCTATAG
- a CDS encoding cyclase family protein, with translation MAKRKMKKMAPKARKAAPKAAKKPVAKKASKKPALKAAKRPIAAKAAPRRIAVKPPAKSPAPVTERPKRAIRPALATRPSHEPRIPSYSELPVREGAPDGSSWGVFGDDDEVGTINLMTPGRVVESAASIRSGKVFALNLPINIPDPPLFTRGRHVHVIKIFPAADYVLDDYLDNFYPQASSQWDALCHVKHPVFGAYNGIPDDEITGRGGTRLGIDNLARRGIAGRGVLADVALYYENNGMEIDFTTPQSIPLEDVQATLESQGTTLRTGDVLLIRIGWTRFYLSASDELKEELARETVVPGIEGSARTAEWLWNNHIAAVASDSPALENLPKGEGEDFLHFHMLAFFGMPIGEMWNLEALAEDCAADGQYDFFFTSAPLNIPGGVGSPPNALAIK, from the coding sequence GTGGCCAAGCGCAAAATGAAGAAGATGGCGCCAAAGGCGCGTAAAGCTGCTCCCAAAGCCGCGAAAAAACCGGTCGCAAAAAAGGCATCGAAAAAGCCCGCGCTCAAAGCGGCCAAGCGGCCAATCGCGGCCAAAGCGGCGCCGCGGCGGATCGCGGTCAAGCCGCCCGCAAAATCGCCCGCGCCGGTTACCGAACGGCCCAAACGCGCGATTCGGCCCGCGCTCGCGACGCGCCCGTCGCACGAGCCGCGCATCCCGAGTTACAGCGAATTGCCGGTGCGCGAGGGAGCGCCCGACGGTTCCTCGTGGGGCGTGTTCGGCGACGACGACGAAGTCGGCACGATCAACCTGATGACGCCGGGCCGCGTGGTCGAGTCGGCGGCCTCGATTCGTTCGGGCAAAGTGTTCGCGCTCAATCTGCCGATCAACATCCCCGATCCGCCGCTCTTCACCCGCGGCAGGCATGTTCACGTCATCAAGATTTTCCCGGCCGCCGATTACGTCCTCGACGACTATCTCGATAACTTCTATCCCCAGGCGTCGTCGCAATGGGACGCGCTCTGTCACGTCAAGCATCCCGTGTTCGGTGCATATAACGGCATTCCCGACGATGAAATCACCGGCCGAGGCGGCACCCGGCTTGGCATCGACAACCTCGCCCGGCGTGGAATCGCAGGCCGCGGCGTGCTCGCCGACGTCGCGCTCTACTACGAGAACAACGGCATGGAGATCGATTTCACGACGCCGCAATCGATCCCGCTCGAAGATGTGCAGGCGACCCTCGAATCGCAGGGAACCACGCTGCGCACCGGCGACGTGCTCTTGATTCGCATCGGATGGACCCGGTTCTACCTGTCGGCGAGCGACGAACTGAAGGAGGAACTGGCGCGCGAGACGGTGGTCCCGGGCATCGAAGGGTCGGCGCGGACCGCAGAATGGCTATGGAACAATCACATCGCGGCGGTCGCGTCGGATTCGCCCGCGCTGGAAAACCTGCCGAAAGGTGAAGGCGAAGATTTTCTGCATTTCCACATGCTAGCGTTCTTCGGGATGCCGATCGGTGAGATGTGGAATCTCGAAGCCCTCGCAGAGGATTGCGCCGCCGACGGCCAGTACGATTTCTTTTTCACGTCGGCGCCGCTCAATATCCCGGGCGGAGTGGGCTCGCCGCCGAACGCGCTCGCAATCAAGTAG
- a CDS encoding DUF1329 domain-containing protein: MKKSIGSVCPALMAVPALVMMIMLASARQADAQVKPGDVITASNAAQVKDLLSPGAYQAVTKGMTINIVAPGRIDWPPPYQNATEKYASQVRLAPDHHDLLGYVAGQPFPLLDPNDPDVGVKIMWNQYFRPIATDDFDLRFFECQVATQNPGAPQQLMKMTQIGHFAGYFDLGRTEVDPLPADPDFVKTGIWARYAAYPTIEPAEDRGSGGIRYRYWDANRADDTWAYIVGSRRIRRVNEVILSASPGLSTWDADHAGGFAAKPQEYNFKFLGEKSMLGCVHAKNSPAHPCPSDGGATSCGEDWEMRHLYMVEVTPRPERITGILQSKTIVYIDGEGWFNPYVDSYDRKGELWKTQIYLMTYRDRPVPDAKIAVYPFKREFNLAASSVDVQSGVSTTCYLPGPNTAERECWYINMGAVDRDFFMTDAMAKAGH; the protein is encoded by the coding sequence ATGAAAAAATCGATCGGATCGGTATGCCCGGCCCTGATGGCAGTCCCGGCTCTCGTGATGATGATCATGCTCGCGAGTGCGCGGCAGGCTGATGCGCAAGTGAAACCCGGTGACGTCATCACGGCCAGCAATGCCGCGCAGGTGAAGGACCTGCTTAGTCCGGGTGCGTATCAGGCAGTTACCAAGGGCATGACGATCAATATCGTCGCGCCGGGGCGTATCGATTGGCCGCCACCGTATCAAAACGCGACTGAAAAATATGCGAGCCAGGTGCGTCTCGCGCCGGACCATCACGATTTACTCGGTTACGTCGCGGGCCAGCCGTTTCCGCTGCTCGATCCGAATGATCCTGACGTTGGAGTCAAGATCATGTGGAATCAATACTTTCGCCCGATCGCGACCGATGACTTCGATCTGCGTTTCTTCGAATGCCAGGTCGCGACGCAAAATCCCGGGGCCCCGCAACAACTCATGAAGATGACCCAGATTGGGCATTTTGCAGGCTATTTCGACCTCGGCCGCACCGAAGTCGATCCGTTGCCAGCCGATCCGGACTTCGTGAAAACCGGCATCTGGGCGCGTTACGCGGCGTACCCAACAATCGAGCCGGCCGAAGATCGCGGCAGCGGCGGAATTCGTTATCGCTATTGGGATGCGAACCGGGCCGACGACACCTGGGCGTACATCGTCGGCAGCCGGCGTATCCGGCGCGTGAACGAAGTGATCTTGAGCGCGTCGCCGGGACTCTCGACCTGGGACGCGGACCACGCGGGCGGGTTTGCCGCGAAGCCGCAGGAATACAACTTCAAGTTCCTCGGCGAGAAGAGCATGCTCGGATGCGTCCACGCGAAAAATTCTCCGGCTCATCCGTGCCCGTCCGACGGCGGCGCTACCTCATGCGGCGAGGACTGGGAGATGCGCCATCTGTACATGGTTGAGGTGACGCCGCGTCCCGAGCGAATCACCGGCATCCTGCAGTCGAAGACGATCGTCTATATCGACGGCGAAGGATGGTTCAATCCGTACGTGGACAGTTACGATCGCAAGGGCGAACTGTGGAAGACGCAGATCTACCTGATGACATATCGCGACCGGCCGGTGCCCGACGCGAAGATCGCAGTCTATCCATTCAAGCGGGAATTCAACCTTGCCGCGTCGAGCGTCGATGTGCAAAGCGGGGTGAGTACGACCTGCTATCTGCCGGGACCGAACACCGCCGAGCGCGAGTGCTGGTATATCAATATGGGCGCGGTCGATCGCGATTTCTTCATGACTGACGCGATGGCGAAGGCCGGCCACTGA
- the rpsF gene encoding 30S ribosomal protein S6: MRRYETIFILRPDAGDPQIKETIKRYEGIIVAGGGEMIETEEWGSRELAYRIKGERRGYYVRLDYVSPGPVMNEVERNLKLSDTVLRYLSVLVDDDADVAKVREELEARNRRIAEARAAQEARVAALTASQQQQERIEDAPEEIMEAAIDEIGGPEGDGQPD, from the coding sequence ATGAGGCGCTACGAAACTATTTTTATCCTTCGCCCTGACGCGGGCGACCCCCAAATCAAGGAAACCATCAAGCGCTACGAGGGAATCATCGTGGCCGGCGGCGGCGAGATGATCGAAACCGAAGAGTGGGGCTCGCGCGAACTCGCCTACCGCATCAAGGGCGAGCGGCGCGGCTACTACGTGCGGCTCGATTACGTATCGCCCGGTCCGGTGATGAACGAAGTCGAGCGCAATCTGAAGCTCTCCGACACGGTCCTGCGCTACCTTTCGGTGCTGGTGGACGACGACGCCGACGTCGCGAAGGTGCGCGAGGAACTCGAAGCGCGCAACCGGCGAATCGCCGAGGCCAGGGCCGCGCAGGAAGCGCGCGTGGCGGCCCTGACGGCGTCGCAACAGCAGCAGGAAAGAATCGAGGACGCGCCCGAAGAGATCATGGAAGCGGCCATCGATGAAATCGGCGGTCCGGAAGGTGACGGGCAACCGGATTGA